A stretch of DNA from Perca fluviatilis chromosome 15, GENO_Pfluv_1.0, whole genome shotgun sequence:
GTGACCGTCCAGCAGCTCAACGATCTGTTGACGGACGACAGCGGCTTCTACAGCTGGCCGACCGAACACTTCCACGAGGTTTACCCCAGGATCTACGTCGGCAACGCGTGAGTCGCTGCTGTGATCCAGCTTTTCATAACTCCCATTTTTCTCTCCACTTAGTTATGATTGGACAGTAAACACGTCTTCTCCTATTCAGGGCACGCAGCAAAACCATCCCCATAGATAATAGCCTAGCCTATATCTGGTGTGCCTTTGACCGCAATTAAAACAATACATTCCAATTTAATAACCACTAATTAGGCTATATCCTGCATGCTGTTAATGCGGTGATACGTTTATATTACACGGCAATTAAAGCAAACTATGTGTGTCCGAAcagagttattattattatatcatgcCACAAAAGATGTAAACATATATCAACCTGCAGTAAGGAATCACTATTTAAATCATTTAAGGCACGATTATGTGTCTTTTAACAAGAACACCATGCTGTAGGATCCTAAAATAATCTAGACGTTATCAGGCAACTTAATGCCATGATTTACAGTACGgacattatacagtatgtagcctacatatgtaggcttcatgttttatttccatGTTTAAGTGTGACTGTATGCATGAAGGCATGGAGGCAACTGGAGCCATGAGGGCTTTGTCAGACAGAGAGACTCGTTTAATTTTTGAAGAGGTGGAGGAATGTTATGAAAAAGCCAAATAGAGCAGAAACAGAGGGAGGCAGAGCTGGCAAGGATGGAGGATCCACAAATAGCCCAACCTGATGGCCCCCTGTTGATTTTTACAGACTCCTGCACACCTTTATCAGGCTGTTTTACAGACAAAAGGAGAGACCATCCTAAACAGGCTGATTGACCGACGAGGACCAATCAGGTCACACTGCAGACTGACACTACTCACTGAATCAATCAAGTATCATATATAATCAAATCATGGCACCATAGGCCAACAATATGAACAATATATAACTTCATATACAGGAAAAACATGTTACGGATCAAAATGCacatagtcataataaagaaaAGCTGTCGGATCAGGATAAATATTTAAGTATATGTGATTAAAATTTGGTTGGAGCCTATGATATATAATGTTGAATAGTCTTAAAGGGGCGTGTGTTTAGGATTGATTGGCATCTAGCGGTGATCATGGTTTCATCATGTATGGGGTAGAAATGGGGAGATTGAAACTCCAGAAGAACTCtcatttatgttgtgtgtgtgtgtgtgtgtgtgtgtgtgtgtgtgtgtgtgtgtgtgtgtgtgtgtgtgtgtgtgtgtgtgtgtgtgtgtgtgtgtgtgtgtttgaaggtTTAATATATATGGAATGAAActtgaatatatggaatgaaagtctgaatatatggaataaaACTTGAATATAAGGAACATAAGTCGGAATATAATGAATACAAgtttgaatatatggaatgaaactTATATAAAAGTAATTAAGAGATCATTAACACCCTGGCAAATGCATGTACAGGCCAAAAATAGTACTGGTAACTATACTCAAAACCGTTCTACTGATGAAGAAATATATGTCATTCAAAATTCTCAAGTTTCATTTCATATGACTTTCATTCCAtattttcagactttcattcaatatatttagactttcattcaatatattcagactttttattcaatatattcagactttcagtcaatatattcagactttcattcaatatattaagactttcattcaacatattcagactttttattcaatatattcagacttttggtcaatatattcagactttcattccatatattcggAGTGCACCTCTAAGCCATGACTTTTTACCTGCAGTGAAAAAGCCTCTTTGGTTTAGTGTTGACACTTTGCCTCGTCTTTTTCAGCTCACCTCTTTCCTCGGCTTAAAAATCCGAAATGGTTCAGTATTAgcagatttatttttcttaaataCTAACTCTGCAATTTCCTAACCGAGTTATTAGTATAACTTGTCACAATGGGAATAACATCATTTTTTACACAGTATGGGCCCACTTTAAATCCACCACAGCTCAACATGCGCTGTCATACGGTAAAGAATGTCAGGCTTGGAAGAGTATTTAAGGCTTACAAGCATGCATATTCTAAATTTTAAATGGTGAGATCTGAAAGCTTTAAAAGAGAAACTCTCCACCAGCACAGATAGTCTTGGCAGTGTATTTTCAGAGATAAAACCTCTCTAGTGCCTCCATTATTCCGCCCACCTTCCAAAAGGAGTCATAATGGCCAGAGCAGAAGCACCATGTGTCAGTCATATTGCAGCAAGCGTCCTCAGAAATACAAAAATGCATCGGCACAGCTCTGTGAAGCCTAGTGAAGAGAGCATGCACCCACGCATCGTTCCCTCTGCTGGTGCTTTTTCTTGTTTTGATGTGTCTGTCCTAGTTCCACTTTGTAGTCTGAAAGCCTGGCagacttttttttgtggaggcGTGACGTACAACTAGCACCAGTGCGCAGCCACTCTATTTTTAGCTCTCTATATATAAAAAGGCAGGAGGTGCCAAGAAGTACAGCAGTTTCACAGTGAGAAGCATCAGATCTCGCTTGTGTTTATTCACTGCTGAATGAACACATTGTCCACAGACAAAAAAATGGAACACCATTTTGTGTCCTACATGTGACATATTATTGCATAGTGCAATCTTGTAACGATGTGTGAAAACCACATTTGACAAAGCCTACCTGGTATAAAAACCAACCACACACTGTCTTCATCAACATCAAGTATCCATCCGAGGAAGCAAAATTAGTGATTATGGTCCCTGCTGTTGTCTGCCATCAGACGGGACTAAATGGTGCGTTTACTTGAAACTAGTAAACCTCGttgtgcattcaaagttattgtaaagtACCCCTTTctcgtttaacagcaatttactggtgaatgAAGTTATTGTTatcacgtttttaataaatcatttacatTAGACCAAGtggccttaacaataaacaagccgttcctTAATGTCGCAGACTgtcattttgtgtttcttttttattatctttttttaaatgattgtttCTTGCACTGTGCAGGCATCAGCACCGTTTTAaaaccggtatcggaaaaaaactagggctgggcgatatggagaaaatcagatatcacgatattcttgaccaaatacctcaatattgcggcgatattctagggttgacaattggggctttaacaaaatatctccacacttagattttagataaatcatcagtaatgtggacataactgatgtctaagtggggaaaaggcgaataacagaacagctagaacagtctggtaagttcagaaaagtacttCACTTTACTatttaatgcagcctttaaaaccaagaCAACACTtatctcatatcacgatattacgatatccagaatctaagacgatatgatatctagtctcatatcacgatatcgatataatatcgatatattgcccagccctagaaaaaacccaaacaacaCCCAACCCTGCTCAGCATTAGCAGTCTGAGCGAAGTAAATGCTAtggtgtgtatttgttttgctCACCAATCCGCTGCAGGTTTGTGGCGATGAACGTGATGCGTCTCAAACGTAGGGGCATCACCCACGTCCTGAACGCCGCCGAGGGAAACTCCTTCATGCACGTCAACACCAACGCTGAGTTCTATGCCGGCTCGGGAATCACCTACCACGGCGTACCAGCCAGCGACACCGACCACTTCGACATCAGCGTTTACTTTGAAGAGGCGGCAGACTTCATAGAGAAGGCACTGGCATACAAAAATGGGAAAGGTGAGAGGATAGCAGAGCTGAAATTAACTGAAGGTCATAAACCATATTGACAAAACATAGGTTTTATACTGTGCTTAACCTGTATCTTAAGTACAAGCACGCTTTAAAAATGGTCGCTGTCAGGCGAAACCCTTGTATGTCCAAAACCCTTGCTTTGTCAGGAAATTAAAAAAGgcaaatttgaaaacattttattgagctaTTTACCTTCGACAAAGTCAGATGAAATCGCCTCATCACTGATTAAATACAGTATTGTAAAAACCACAGACATAAAGGGTGACCAATAGCATTcatttatgaagaaaaaaaataaaatgatgaaatatggAGATACAACGGGTGAATACAgttatattcagacagacagtacgagaaaaattgtgaaaaataataaGTGGTTTTCGAACATTCAAGCATTTAAAACacgttctagtagaaacccaaaatacaagcatAAACATTAAAGTGAGCAtactatgggacctttaaaggaaaGGAGAATTAATATTGGACTTATGACCAGAAACACAAAATGAATGAATTCCATCTCCAAATGAAGGTTTATGTTCCTCTGTGTCTGCTGAATCTGTAAATAGGCACTGGCTTTGCTAACACTTCAGCCATAACGACTTTACAAGGTTATAATATGACAATGTTGAGCTTTTCCCCACCACCCTTGAAGTGGCCCCCAAAAATTAAATGAATGCGGCATTAAACTCAAGTGTAATATCTCAGACACCAATGCTGTGGATTTGGTCAAACACCTGCAA
This window harbors:
- the LOC120574712 gene encoding dual specificity protein phosphatase 3-like, encoding MFVCVPAAGVIAVLQSSGMKNKPNQQVKTAAPHRPDMSSFEVTVQQLNDLLTDDSGFYSWPTEHFHEVYPRIYVGNAFVAMNVMRLKRRGITHVLNAAEGNSFMHVNTNAEFYAGSGITYHGVPASDTDHFDISVYFEEAADFIEKALAYKNGKGKVYVHCREGYSRSPTLVIAYLMLHQNMDVHSALATVRHRREIGPNDGFLRQLCRLNQRLASEGNK